GCCGGCTTGCCATCACCGACAAGCCGTCGGCCGCCACGTGCGTGTCGAACCGCACGGGGCCGTtcgcgccgtgccgccgccatcCTCGACACAGCGCttcgccgcgcccccgccggcaACCACCCAGGCCCCTGTGCCACCAACAGCACCGTCGTGCGCTACTCGCGGCTGACGCCCGAGGAGATGGCACGACGGCGGGAAGAAGGACTCTGCTTCAATTGCCCCGCCAAATTCACGCGCAAGCACCTCAAGGAGTGCACCATGCGCGGCATCTACTTACTAGAGGTCGACGACGCCGACAATGACGATTTACAGATCTTGGCCAACGCCATCACCGGCATCTCCATTGGCAAGATGATGCAGCTTAGCATTGTACTGGCCTCCAGCGAGCTACGCGCGCTCGTGGATTCCGGCTCCACGCACTGCTTCATCATAGAAGAGACGGCACGCCGTGTCGGCCTCGTCCCGACCCCGCGACCCGGCATGTCTGTAAGCGTCACGAACGGCGACCACGTTGCCTGCACCAGCGTCTGCCTTGCCGTTCCAGTCCTCATCGGCAACGAGCGCTTCTCCATCGACTTCTTCGTCATCGCTCTTGGAGGACATGAGATGGTCTTGGGTTGCCACTGGCTGCGCACCCTGGGGCCAATAATCTGGGACTTCGAGCGACTATGTCGTTCTGGCGCGTGGACCACTGCATGCATTGGCTCGGTTTCGACTCATCCACCGGCGCCCACATCTGCGCCGTTGTCCCCGGCAACCTGATCCAACTACTGCTCCCTGAATCCGCCGACATCTTCGAGATCCCACAAGGTTTGCCACCGGCCCGTGCTTCGATCACCGCATTCACTTGCTTCCAGGCACACCTCTAGTTGCAGTGCGTCCATATCGCTACCCGCAACTGCTCAAGGATGAGATCGTCAAGACCGTCAAGAACAACTTTCCGATCCTGGTCATCGACGAGCTCCTCGACAAACTCCGAGGAGCTCGCTTCTTCACCAAGCTCGACCTGCATAGCGGCTAGCACCAAGTGCTCATGCGCACCCCGACGATATCGCCAAGACGGCGTTCCGCACGCACCATGGCCACTTCGAGTTCGTGGTGATGGCATTCGGGCTCACCAATGCGCCATCCACGTTCCAGGCCATGATTAACGGCGTCTTGCGCGACTTCCTACGCCGCTTCGTCCTCGTCTTCTTCGACAACATCCTCATCTATAGCGCGACATGGACTGAACATCTTCAGCACGTGCAAGCAGTGTTCCAGGTGTTGCGTGCGCACCACCTCGGCATCAAGCAGAACAAGTGCACATTAGGCGAGCAGGCAGTCCACTACCTTGGCCACATCATCTCGGGTGATGGTGTCACCATGGATCCAGCAAAGGTCGAGGCGGTCGTGGCCTGGCCAACCCCCATGATGGTGCGCACATTGCGGGGCTTCCTCGGGCTCATCGGCTACTACTGCAAGTTCGTGCGGGACTACGGCATCGTGGCGCAGCCCCTCAGACAGCTCCTCAAGAAGGAGGCCTTCCATTGGTCGCCGGAGGTGAACGCAGCTTTCCACGCGCTCAAGCACGCGCTAACCACGTGGCCGGCACTTTAGTTGCCTGACTTCGACCACCGCTTCGACGTCAACTGTGATGCTTCGGCCTCTGGCTTTGGTGCAGTGTTGCATCAAGACAGCGGCCCCATTGCATTCTACAGCCAGCCTGTCGCGCCTCAGCATGCGAAACTCGCGGCGTACAAACGCAAACTCATTGGCCTGGTCAAGGCGCTGAAACACTGGCGACCATACTTGTGGGCACGCCCGTTCTACTCCCAAAAGTACTTACTGGATCAGCGCCTATCAACAATCCCTCAGCATACCTGGGTAAGCAAGCTTTTTGGGTATGATTTTGGCGTTGAGTACAATCCAGGAAAGAACAACATGGTGGTGGATGCTCTGTCGCGGCGTGATGAGGACATCGTTGCGGCCTGCGCTGTCTCTTCCCCGGCCTTCCACAACTTCGACGAGTTTCGCCGCGAGGTGGAACACCTGCCGGAGATCGTCGCCGCCAAGCAGCAGATTGCACAAGGTGCGGCCACCGCGGCCTGGACAATCATCGACGGCTTGGTGCTCCACGACGGCTGCGTCTCCGTTCCGACGACCGACGTTGTCCACGCTCTGGCCACAGCCCACGGCACCGGCCTCGAGGGGGTAAGACACTTCATTGTCTTCGCGCGTCCTTCTACAACCCACACACGCTGCGTCTGGTGCGCGACTACATCAAGGGGTGCACGGTGTGCCAGCGGAGGTGCCAAGTTCAGTCTGGGCGGACATTGCCATGGACTTCATCGAGGGGTTTCCGCGCGTGGGTGGTAAGTCCGTGATCTTCACCGTCGTCGACCGTTTCTCCAAGTATGCGCACTTCATCGCCCTCGGCCACCAGTACACGGCGATCTCGGTGGTGCATGTCTTCTTCGACAACATCGttctgtaacatcccgaaaattcacccaaataaatTACTCGCAAGAAatgtttttttcaaaaaaaaatttcatcgCTGAGCTCAAATATTTTGCGGTGATTCGCTGTCCTGACACCAAAACTCAATTTCCGTTCCAACACCAAAAAATCAAATCTCCGTCCCGACACCGAAATCAATCATCGTCTAATTTTCCtgttctcctctttcttttCGATCTAGTCGCCGGCATGCGCTCGGCTTCTCGTCGACGCCACGCCCGACTCACGACCGTCGCCGCGAATCCAGCCGCccccctttcttttctttttcttttcctccattttctccttttctttccttctctcctttttcttttccttttccttttctccttttcttttcccttctcctccctcctcttttCTTCCTCCCGGCTCCCTATTCGCCCACGCGCAGCACGCGGGGCATGCACTCCACGAGCACCCcggatgctcgccgcgccgcccgtcatcCGTCACggcaccaccgccggccactTGCGCCGCCCACCCCCTGCGTGGCCGTGTCCCCTTGCTCGCCCTCGATGCTCGCGCTGCTTAGCGACGACCGCAAATGGCCGCACGGCCACAGCGTCGCCATTGATGGCGAGCAGGGGAGCGTTGGCACAgccccgccctcgccggcctataaataggcccttcGCGCAGCCCTTCACCTCCACAACTCCACTCGCCGCCTCTCGCCTCCTCTATAGCCCCAATTTCGTTCTTGCTCTGTTCTTCCCTAGGAACAGACTGTTGGTCGATCTCCCCGGCCAGGACACCGTGATCCAATTGCCTCGACGGTGAGCACCCCCACGCCTTCCTCTACCTGCCCCAACTCGCGCCAGTCCCACTCCTTGCCCAAgcagaacccccccccccacaccacGAGCTCCCATGGCCGCGGCTGTGGCTGCTCGGGGCGGACCATCTTCCAGCCCCTCTCCCATGGCCAGAGTCACCGGAACGGAACCCCTctaccttcctctctctccccgtgcCCTCGGATTTGAGAACGGTTGACCGCAGCTCGTTTCCGGCGAAGCTCCGGCGACCTGCCATCGTGGGAACTGCGGCGCTGCTGTCGACGCCTGCGCTTTCAGTCCCATGACCCTTTTTCCACTTCTATCTTGTTTAGTCAATCCCAGCCCACTCAAACAAATCAAAGTCCAGCCAAGATGCACTACCCACACAGCCACACACTAAGATGGGCCATGAGCACGTCATGTCATGCACTTAACcaatattaatttttattttcgGAATTAATCAACCATCCAACCTTGTTACCATAATATCTCACCCATCCAAGTTCCGATTCAAATGattcttttttctaaatttctaTAAAATCACATACTATCCATTCATCCTATTTTCGTCTCTCCTCAAACCCCGGTTTAGCCCTAAACACCCCCTATCATCTCATGtgccaaaaatcctccaattGTCTCGAAATTCGACCACGCCATTTCCAATATTATTTCAGCCGTGTCATTATAAAATCTCCTGAAAATATTCTTCCTATCTTCATATCTTAATTtcttctgattcgagctcaatggtaaaacctttatttctttttctttattgtgtgcttgtttgtgtgtgtcGTAGATgccggtgtgaacgagggagaacctgtCGAGGAGTttgacgagcagtaccgcgagccagAGCCTGAAGACACATACCGCGAGCAGGAGCTCCAgtaggctttgaagacggcaagttcaatctcaccctttgatgcatatttcgatccagttttataaacacaacctattggcctattttacaaaattgcatatgcttggactgctgaaaacatggttggatagccaccccttgatttgttataaccattcctcgaccacctagattaatgtctaaatatgatttattctatttggatgttaatcgctgctagaatgcttagaAACTTGTGCTTAAATTACAACACATCAAAcatggtacaacttgttttataaaaggaaaatgtgtgagtgtgcaggaagggaaaatgtgaaatttttgaaaactaaaagaaagatgtgcttagatgagatggatggcatttctgtgtgaattgccaaaatGTGTGCTCATACcggtgtggttgagcaaggttgggagatgtCCATCTTGTCGcagttaaggaccgagttgatgtgtgtAACATCCTGAAAATTTACCAAatcaaatcacgcgctaaataaTTTCAAAATCTCTTTTCAATCGTTGAGCTCAGTCAATTCAAAATCGTCCCCCTCCCGATCTCCCGAAAACCGGTCCTGACATCCAAATCCATCGCCATCCCGTCTCCCTGTTCGCCCTTGTCCAGCGTGTCACGCCCGGCCGGCGCGCGTGCTCgtccggccgcggtcgccgccgcgaatctctctctctctttctctctctctttttctttttctttttctttttccttttccttcttccttttctcttttctttttcctccccctctctctgtcTCATTCCTCCCTTTCCTCTGCCGTGCGCCCCCGAGCGCCGCTCAGCTCGCCGCTGCCCTTGCCCCACGCACTGCCGTGCGCACCCCCGCTCCCGTCCACGCGCACGTGTGCGCGGCCCTGCACGCCGAGCCCCTCGCCGCCTTGGCGCACACCCTGCccacgcgtgcgcacgcgcgccGCGTGGCCGTGCCGCTCGCCACACCGCCCGTCTGCCCACGCGTCGCGTGCACGCAGCACGctgaaaggatcgatggaccaagaggggggttgAATtaggcctttttcaatttctaaaacacaataaagcaaccttaacctatgcaatgctagtaagtcaccaattcaccaaccggataactaagctacctacacaagctatgagaagaaaagcctagcaaggtagagctaagttatgatctctaagtcaagcacat
This sequence is a window from Panicum virgatum strain AP13 chromosome 7K, P.virgatum_v5, whole genome shotgun sequence. Protein-coding genes within it:
- the LOC120640024 gene encoding uncharacterized mitochondrial protein AtMg00860-like, whose protein sequence is MAFGLTNAPSTFQAMINGVLRDFLRRFVLVFFDNILIYSATWTEHLQHVQAVFQVLRAHHLGIKQNKCTLGEQAVHYLGHIISGDGVTMDPAKVEAVVAWPTPMMVRTLRGFLGLIGYYCKFVRDYGIVAQPLRQLLKKEAFHWSPEVNAAFHALKHALTTWPAL